One Suricata suricatta isolate VVHF042 chromosome X, meerkat_22Aug2017_6uvM2_HiC, whole genome shotgun sequence genomic region harbors:
- the MPP1 gene encoding 55 kDa erythrocyte membrane protein isoform X2, whose product MTVLKAHKAVTHQANAVTEDMYTNGCAAPGSPVQAKGQDVRRVRLIQFEKVTEEPMGITLKLNDKQSCTVARILHGGMIHRQGSLHVGDEILEINGTNVTNHSVDQLQKAMKETKGIISLKVIPNQQNRLPALQMFMRAQFDYDPKKDHLIPCKEAGLKFVTGDIIKIINKDDSNWWQGRVEGSSKESAGLIPSPELQEWRVASVAQSAPSEAPSCSPFGKKKKYKDKYLAKHSSIFDQLDVVSYEEVVRLPAFKRKTLVLIGASGVGRSHIKSALLSQNPDKFAYPAPYTTRPPKKSEEDGKEYHFISPEEMTRDISANEFLEFGSYQGNMFGTKFETVHQIHKQDKIAILDIEPQTLKIVRTAELSPFIVFIAPTDQGAQTEALQQLQKDSEAIRSQYAHYFDLSLVNNGVDETLKKLQEAFEQACSSPQWVPVSWVY is encoded by the exons GCTGTGACTCACCAGGCGAACGCCGTGACGGAGGACATGTACACCAACGGCTGTGCTGCCCCCGGCAGCCCTGTCCAGGCCAAGGGGCAGGATGTACGGAGGGTGCGACTCATACAGTTTGAAAAGGTCACAGAAGAGCCCATG GGGATCACCCTGAAGCTGAACGACAAGCAGTCCTGTACGGTGGCCAGAATTCTTCACGGCGGCATGATTCACAGGCAAG GCTCACTTCACGTTGGGGATGAGATCCTAGAAATCAACGGCACAAACGTGACTAATCACTCAGTAGACCAGCTGCAGAAGGCGATG aaagaaaccaaaggaaTCATCTCATTAAAAGTAATTCCCAACCAGCAGAATCGTCTTCCTGCACTACAG ATGTTCATGAGAGCACAGTTTGACTATGATCCCAAAAAGGACCACCTGATCCCTTGCAAGGAGGCGGGACTGAAGTTTGTTACCGGGGACATCATCAAGATCATCAACAAAGATGACAGTAACTGGTGGCAAGGGCGGGTGGAAGGTTCCTCCAAGGAATCAGCAGGCTTGATCCCTTCTCCTGAGCTGCAGGAGTG GCGAGTGGCAAGTGTGGCTCAGTCTGCACCAAGCGAGGCCCCGAGCTGCAGTCCCTTCGGGAAGAAGAAGAAGTACAAGGACAAGTATCTGGCCAAGCACAGCTCGA TTTTTGACCAGTTGGATGTCGTTTCCTACGAGGAAGTTGTTCGGCTGCCCGCGTTCAAGAGGAAGACCCTGGTGCTTATAG GAGCCAGCGGGGTGGGCCGCAGCCACATCAAGAGTGCCCTGCTCAGCCAGAACCCGGACAAGTTCGCGTACCCTGCCCCAT ATACCACACGGCCCCCCAAGAAGAGTGAGGAAGACGGGAAGGAGTACCACTTCATCTCCCCCGAAGAGATGACACGGGACATCTCTGCCAACGAGTTCCTGGAGTTTGGCAGCTACCAGGGCAACATGTTCGGCACCAAATTTGAAACTGTGCACCAGATTCACAAGCAGGACAAGATTGCCATCCTGGACATCGAGCCCCAG ACCCTGAAGATTGTCCGCACGGCAGAGCTGTCCCCGTTCATTGTGTTCATCGCACCTACCGACCAGGGTGCCCAG ACGGAGGCCCTGCAGCAGCTGCAGAAGGACTCCGAGGCCATCCGCAGCCAGTACGCGCACTACTTTGACCTCTCGCTGGTCAACAATGGCGTCGATGAGACCCTGAAGAAACTGCAAGAAGCCTTTGAGCAGGCGTGCAGTTCTCCACAGTGGGTGCCCGTCTCCTGGGTTTACTGA
- the MPP1 gene encoding 55 kDa erythrocyte membrane protein isoform X1, whose translation MAQGRGPPRGLRNLNFANDATPHAVTHQANAVTEDMYTNGCAAPGSPVQAKGQDVRRVRLIQFEKVTEEPMGITLKLNDKQSCTVARILHGGMIHRQGSLHVGDEILEINGTNVTNHSVDQLQKAMKETKGIISLKVIPNQQNRLPALQMFMRAQFDYDPKKDHLIPCKEAGLKFVTGDIIKIINKDDSNWWQGRVEGSSKESAGLIPSPELQEWRVASVAQSAPSEAPSCSPFGKKKKYKDKYLAKHSSIFDQLDVVSYEEVVRLPAFKRKTLVLIGASGVGRSHIKSALLSQNPDKFAYPAPYTTRPPKKSEEDGKEYHFISPEEMTRDISANEFLEFGSYQGNMFGTKFETVHQIHKQDKIAILDIEPQTLKIVRTAELSPFIVFIAPTDQGAQTEALQQLQKDSEAIRSQYAHYFDLSLVNNGVDETLKKLQEAFEQACSSPQWVPVSWVY comes from the exons ATGGCACAGGGGCGCGGCCCTCCCCGAGGCCTCAGAAATCTGAACTTTGCAAATGATGCTACACCTCAC GCTGTGACTCACCAGGCGAACGCCGTGACGGAGGACATGTACACCAACGGCTGTGCTGCCCCCGGCAGCCCTGTCCAGGCCAAGGGGCAGGATGTACGGAGGGTGCGACTCATACAGTTTGAAAAGGTCACAGAAGAGCCCATG GGGATCACCCTGAAGCTGAACGACAAGCAGTCCTGTACGGTGGCCAGAATTCTTCACGGCGGCATGATTCACAGGCAAG GCTCACTTCACGTTGGGGATGAGATCCTAGAAATCAACGGCACAAACGTGACTAATCACTCAGTAGACCAGCTGCAGAAGGCGATG aaagaaaccaaaggaaTCATCTCATTAAAAGTAATTCCCAACCAGCAGAATCGTCTTCCTGCACTACAG ATGTTCATGAGAGCACAGTTTGACTATGATCCCAAAAAGGACCACCTGATCCCTTGCAAGGAGGCGGGACTGAAGTTTGTTACCGGGGACATCATCAAGATCATCAACAAAGATGACAGTAACTGGTGGCAAGGGCGGGTGGAAGGTTCCTCCAAGGAATCAGCAGGCTTGATCCCTTCTCCTGAGCTGCAGGAGTG GCGAGTGGCAAGTGTGGCTCAGTCTGCACCAAGCGAGGCCCCGAGCTGCAGTCCCTTCGGGAAGAAGAAGAAGTACAAGGACAAGTATCTGGCCAAGCACAGCTCGA TTTTTGACCAGTTGGATGTCGTTTCCTACGAGGAAGTTGTTCGGCTGCCCGCGTTCAAGAGGAAGACCCTGGTGCTTATAG GAGCCAGCGGGGTGGGCCGCAGCCACATCAAGAGTGCCCTGCTCAGCCAGAACCCGGACAAGTTCGCGTACCCTGCCCCAT ATACCACACGGCCCCCCAAGAAGAGTGAGGAAGACGGGAAGGAGTACCACTTCATCTCCCCCGAAGAGATGACACGGGACATCTCTGCCAACGAGTTCCTGGAGTTTGGCAGCTACCAGGGCAACATGTTCGGCACCAAATTTGAAACTGTGCACCAGATTCACAAGCAGGACAAGATTGCCATCCTGGACATCGAGCCCCAG ACCCTGAAGATTGTCCGCACGGCAGAGCTGTCCCCGTTCATTGTGTTCATCGCACCTACCGACCAGGGTGCCCAG ACGGAGGCCCTGCAGCAGCTGCAGAAGGACTCCGAGGCCATCCGCAGCCAGTACGCGCACTACTTTGACCTCTCGCTGGTCAACAATGGCGTCGATGAGACCCTGAAGAAACTGCAAGAAGCCTTTGAGCAGGCGTGCAGTTCTCCACAGTGGGTGCCCGTCTCCTGGGTTTACTGA